The Alkalispirillum mobile genome has a segment encoding these proteins:
- a CDS encoding substrate-binding domain-containing protein — MSTIKRLMAAGLVVVALSGGAKASEYITVASTTSTEQSGLFEHIIPKFKDETGIDVRVVAVGTGQAFAIARRGDSDGLLVHDTAGEEAFVEDGYATERRDVMYNDFVIIGPADDPADIRNAGDIADAMQRIANAEAPFTSRGDDSGTHRAEQRLWELASVEPARGWYRELGSGMGPTLNTAAGMDAYVMSDRATWIAFDNRQDLEILFEGDEALFNQYGTLLLSEERHPHLKHEQARQWHEWLLSESGQEAIASYELRGEQLFFPNAE; from the coding sequence ATGTCTACAATAAAACGTTTGATGGCAGCAGGGCTGGTGGTAGTGGCGCTGTCCGGTGGTGCCAAGGCGTCGGAGTACATCACGGTGGCGTCGACCACCTCCACGGAACAGTCGGGACTGTTCGAGCACATCATTCCCAAGTTCAAAGATGAGACCGGTATAGACGTCCGGGTGGTTGCCGTGGGCACCGGGCAGGCCTTCGCCATCGCCCGGCGCGGTGATTCCGACGGCCTGCTGGTTCACGACACCGCCGGCGAGGAGGCCTTTGTAGAGGACGGCTACGCCACGGAGCGCCGCGACGTGATGTACAACGATTTCGTCATCATCGGCCCGGCGGACGATCCGGCCGATATCCGTAACGCCGGCGATATCGCCGATGCCATGCAGCGGATCGCCAACGCCGAGGCCCCCTTCACCTCACGGGGCGACGACAGCGGCACCCACCGGGCAGAGCAGCGCCTCTGGGAGCTGGCAAGTGTCGAGCCTGCCAGGGGCTGGTACCGGGAGCTGGGCAGCGGCATGGGCCCCACTCTGAACACCGCCGCCGGGATGGATGCCTACGTGATGTCCGATCGCGCCACCTGGATCGCCTTCGACAACCGCCAGGATCTGGAGATCCTCTTCGAGGGCGATGAGGCCCTGTTCAACCAGTACGGCACCCTGCTGCTCAGCGAGGAGCGCCACCCGCACCTGAAGCATGAGCAGGCCCGGCAGTGGCACGAGTGGCTGCTGTCCGAGTCCGGCCAGGAGGCCATCGCCAGCTACGAGTTGCGGGGCGAGCAGTTGTTCTTCCCCAACGCGGAGTGA
- a CDS encoding porin → MMRKAAFASVCVAAMALPAAASAADIEVYGQAHLAASYLDNDEDYSAFNLSSNASRLGFRAGHDFLPNLRGLIQIEGQVDFDSNDSDYEVNSRDTFAGLTGDWGLLRVGRFDTPMKILRTRVDFFGNQLGDARNAIGGNSPGARSGFDSRFKNGIAYRTPSINGFTGEIHYSPETDSGSNAADSNDNDAWSASVTFRQGDLYAAAAYERWSFAEDEFEDGDGNTQQFEYDSREAFRLAAYYDLGPVRLAGLYQQAQDPDDDAYGFGVRWSLDSQWALKAQYYALDADDSDYDTNLIALGVDYQVVPELRLYLNYARISNDDEQGREPWTTASTLSGTGEVGHDPQGVALGMIYNF, encoded by the coding sequence ATGATGAGAAAAGCAGCCTTTGCCAGCGTTTGTGTCGCCGCCATGGCCCTGCCCGCCGCCGCCAGTGCCGCGGATATCGAAGTCTACGGTCAGGCCCATCTGGCCGCGAGCTACCTGGACAACGACGAGGACTACAGCGCCTTCAACCTGTCCAGCAACGCCAGCCGACTGGGCTTCCGCGCGGGGCATGACTTCCTGCCCAATCTGCGGGGCCTGATCCAGATCGAGGGGCAGGTGGACTTCGATAGCAACGACAGCGATTACGAGGTCAACAGCCGTGACACCTTTGCCGGGCTGACCGGTGACTGGGGCCTATTGCGCGTGGGCCGCTTCGATACGCCGATGAAGATCCTTCGTACCCGGGTGGATTTCTTCGGTAACCAACTGGGTGACGCGCGGAACGCCATCGGTGGCAATTCCCCGGGTGCCCGGTCCGGATTCGATTCCCGCTTCAAGAACGGAATCGCCTACCGCACCCCGTCCATCAATGGCTTTACCGGCGAGATCCACTATTCGCCGGAAACGGACTCGGGTTCCAACGCGGCGGATAGCAACGATAACGACGCATGGAGCGCATCGGTGACCTTCCGGCAAGGCGATCTTTACGCCGCCGCGGCCTACGAGCGCTGGAGTTTTGCAGAAGATGAGTTCGAAGATGGCGATGGGAACACCCAGCAGTTCGAGTACGACAGCCGCGAGGCCTTCCGCCTGGCCGCCTACTACGACCTGGGCCCGGTTCGCCTCGCCGGCCTCTATCAGCAGGCCCAGGATCCGGATGATGACGCCTATGGTTTCGGTGTTCGCTGGAGCCTGGACAGCCAATGGGCACTCAAGGCGCAGTACTACGCCCTGGATGCGGATGACTCGGATTACGATACGAACCTGATCGCCCTCGGCGTTGATTACCAGGTGGTGCCGGAGCTGCGGCTCTACCTGAACTACGCCCGCATCAGCAACGATGACGAACAGGGCCGTGAGCCTTGGACCACCGCCAGCACCCTCAGTGGAACCGGTGAAGTCGGGCACGACCCTCAGGGCGTCGCTCTGGGCATGATCTACAACTTTTAG
- a CDS encoding molybdate ABC transporter substrate-binding protein produces the protein MGNKWFVSLVCGAVMTTALSSAHASEPVALYAAGSLRAALNDVADAYTAQYGVEVERTFAPSGLLRERIEGGEAPDVFASANMAHPERLAAAGQGGPVVRFARNRLCGLAQAGLDVDRERFLEVLLDDDVRVGTSTPKADPSGDYAWELFERAEDARPGSYEQLDGKALQLTGGPDSEPAPDGRNLYAWVMTEDRADIFLTYCTNAVLAREDTGSLQIIQVPDALGVGADYGLTVLSPGRADATRLALFMLSAEGQSILAGYGFDTSENPATEE, from the coding sequence ATGGGCAATAAATGGTTTGTCTCATTGGTATGCGGGGCCGTCATGACCACGGCCCTGTCCAGTGCCCACGCCAGCGAGCCGGTCGCATTGTATGCGGCCGGCAGCCTCCGCGCGGCGCTGAATGACGTGGCCGATGCCTATACGGCCCAGTATGGTGTGGAGGTGGAACGCACCTTCGCCCCGTCCGGACTGCTCCGTGAGCGTATCGAAGGGGGTGAGGCCCCTGACGTTTTCGCGTCCGCCAACATGGCTCACCCGGAGCGCCTCGCCGCGGCCGGGCAGGGCGGCCCGGTAGTGCGTTTTGCGCGTAACCGCCTGTGTGGACTGGCACAGGCCGGGCTCGACGTGGACCGGGAGCGCTTCCTCGAGGTGCTGCTCGACGATGACGTCCGGGTCGGTACATCCACGCCGAAGGCGGACCCCAGCGGTGATTACGCCTGGGAACTGTTCGAGCGTGCAGAGGATGCACGGCCGGGCAGCTACGAGCAGCTGGACGGCAAGGCGCTGCAGTTGACTGGCGGGCCTGACTCCGAGCCCGCCCCGGACGGCCGTAACCTCTACGCCTGGGTGATGACCGAGGATCGGGCGGATATCTTCCTGACCTACTGCACCAATGCGGTGCTGGCGCGGGAGGACACCGGAAGCCTTCAGATCATTCAGGTGCCGGACGCGCTCGGTGTGGGCGCGGACTACGGTCTGACTGTGCTGTCGCCGGGACGTGCGGATGCAACCCGCCTGGCCCTGTTCATGCTGTCCGCGGAGGGCCAGTCGATTCTGGCAGGCTACGGATTCGACACCAGTGAGAATCCGGCGACTGAAGAGTGA
- a CDS encoding TOBE domain-containing protein: MQISARNNWPAVVEHVEKGPVSAEILLRLDTGDPAVAIITTGSANGLRLQQGARVRALVKASNVVILAGDGSGVGTSARNRLPGEVAAVDHGTVQSIVTLKTAVGTEIAASITKASAEGLKLTAGSPAAALIKASDVLLMVE, translated from the coding sequence ATGCAGATCAGTGCACGCAACAACTGGCCGGCCGTGGTGGAGCATGTGGAGAAGGGGCCTGTCTCTGCGGAGATCCTTTTGCGGTTGGATACCGGAGACCCGGCGGTGGCCATTATCACCACCGGGTCGGCCAATGGCCTGCGGCTGCAACAGGGTGCCCGGGTTCGCGCCCTGGTCAAGGCCTCCAACGTGGTGATTCTTGCAGGTGATGGTTCCGGGGTGGGTACCAGCGCCCGTAATCGTCTGCCCGGCGAGGTGGCCGCCGTGGACCATGGCACTGTGCAGTCCATCGTTACCCTGAAGACGGCGGTAGGCACCGAGATTGCCGCGAGTATCACCAAGGCCTCTGCAGAGGGGCTGAAGTTGACCGCAGGTTCCCCGGCAGCCGCGCTGATCAAGGCGAGCGATGTCCTTCTGATGGTGGAATGA
- a CDS encoding molybdopterin biosynthesis protein, producing the protein MTEVPPSKQAGHQTQHLQTISLEEAHRRLREHLTMQALPAESVPLVDALGRVLAEDLVADIDVPGFDRANVDGFAVRAADLAGADAGQPATLSLNDELLTPGRAPQHPVTAGTATIIATGGMLPRGADAVLMVEDSEREGDMVKAYRTLAPGRFLTFAGSDIARGETILFRGQTLGSREIGILAALGHDRVTVVRNPRVAVLSTGDELVAPGQRAGPGQVHDSNSAIVSAAIRELGGAVIPLGICPDDETALEHQLRSALPDCDMVLLSGGTSKGAGDLSHQVIERLGAPGIIAHGVALKPGKPICIAVCDGKPVVILPGFPTSAIFTFHEFIAPVIRRWAGLPPERVRTAEARLPLQTPSELGRTEFLLVGLSEGPDGLAAYPMGKGSGAVTAFSKADGFITIDALTQSLPADSPVNVRLIGETTRAADLIAVGSHCVGLDTLLAQLSAEGLQVKAMHVGSTGGLVATRRGECDLAGVHLMDAGTGAYNRPFISPGTVLIPGYRRMQGLVYRKDDPRFQGLDADSLVRRACADRDCLMINRNPGSGTRVLINQLLGDNQPAGFGMQARSHNAVAAAVANGRADWGMAIDVVAWKYDLAFLPVQEECYDFVVPESRLQRPGVQRFLRLLGDPTTREALAALGLRLDVAATDLAAAATS; encoded by the coding sequence ATGACCGAGGTACCCCCGTCCAAACAGGCCGGCCATCAGACCCAGCACCTGCAGACCATTAGCCTGGAAGAGGCGCACCGGCGTCTGCGCGAGCACCTCACCATGCAGGCCCTGCCGGCGGAGTCCGTGCCACTGGTTGATGCCCTGGGCCGGGTGCTGGCCGAGGACCTGGTGGCCGATATCGACGTACCCGGCTTCGACCGCGCCAACGTGGACGGCTTCGCCGTGCGCGCGGCGGACCTGGCCGGTGCCGATGCGGGCCAGCCCGCAACCCTGAGCCTGAACGACGAACTGCTCACCCCGGGTCGGGCGCCGCAGCACCCGGTCACCGCAGGCACGGCGACCATCATCGCCACCGGCGGCATGCTCCCCCGCGGGGCCGACGCCGTGCTGATGGTGGAGGACAGCGAGCGTGAGGGTGACATGGTCAAGGCCTACCGCACCCTCGCTCCCGGCCGCTTTCTCACGTTCGCCGGCTCGGACATCGCGCGCGGCGAAACCATCCTCTTTCGCGGGCAAACCCTCGGCTCGCGGGAGATCGGCATACTGGCCGCACTGGGTCACGACCGCGTGACCGTGGTCCGCAACCCACGGGTGGCGGTGCTCTCGACCGGGGATGAGTTGGTGGCTCCCGGCCAGCGAGCCGGCCCCGGACAGGTACACGACTCAAACAGCGCTATCGTCAGCGCCGCCATCCGAGAACTGGGCGGGGCGGTGATCCCGCTGGGGATCTGTCCGGATGACGAGACCGCCCTGGAACACCAATTGCGAAGCGCGCTGCCCGATTGCGACATGGTTCTGCTCTCCGGGGGCACCTCAAAGGGCGCCGGCGATCTGTCCCACCAGGTCATCGAGCGCCTGGGGGCGCCGGGCATCATTGCACACGGTGTGGCCCTTAAACCCGGGAAACCGATCTGCATCGCCGTCTGCGATGGCAAACCGGTGGTAATCCTGCCCGGCTTCCCCACCTCGGCCATCTTCACCTTTCACGAGTTTATTGCCCCCGTCATCCGGCGGTGGGCCGGGCTGCCCCCCGAGCGCGTGCGAACGGCGGAGGCGCGGCTGCCGCTGCAGACGCCTTCGGAACTGGGCCGTACGGAGTTTCTCCTCGTAGGGCTCAGCGAGGGGCCGGACGGGCTGGCCGCCTACCCCATGGGCAAGGGTTCCGGGGCGGTGACCGCCTTCAGCAAGGCAGATGGCTTCATCACCATCGATGCCCTTACCCAGTCGCTGCCCGCCGATAGCCCGGTGAACGTGCGCCTGATCGGCGAGACCACCCGGGCCGCCGACCTGATCGCGGTGGGCAGCCACTGCGTCGGCCTGGACACCCTGCTGGCCCAGCTCAGCGCCGAGGGGCTGCAAGTGAAGGCCATGCACGTGGGCAGCACCGGGGGGCTGGTGGCGACCCGCCGAGGGGAGTGCGACCTGGCCGGCGTCCACCTGATGGATGCCGGGACAGGAGCGTACAACCGGCCCTTCATCAGCCCGGGCACGGTCCTGATTCCCGGCTACCGGCGCATGCAGGGGCTGGTCTACCGCAAGGATGACCCCCGCTTCCAGGGCTTGGACGCCGACAGCCTGGTGCGCCGTGCCTGCGCCGACCGCGACTGCCTGATGATAAACCGCAACCCGGGCAGCGGGACCCGGGTGCTGATCAACCAGTTGCTCGGCGACAACCAGCCCGCCGGCTTCGGCATGCAGGCCCGGTCGCACAACGCCGTGGCTGCCGCCGTGGCCAACGGCCGGGCCGACTGGGGGATGGCCATCGACGTGGTCGCCTGGAAGTACGACCTGGCCTTCCTGCCGGTGCAGGAGGAATGCTACGACTTCGTGGTGCCCGAGAGCCGGCTGCAACGCCCCGGCGTCCAACGCTTTCTCCGGCTGCTCGGTGACCCGACCACCCGGGAAGCGCTGGCCGCTCTGGGGTTACGGCTGGACGTGGCGGCCACCGACTTGGCGGCTGCGGCCACCTCATGA
- a CDS encoding molybdopterin-binding protein, whose protein sequence is MHTTLRGFTRFTPVATALAALRQACGERSPAEVSVPLAHALGRRAAKSVCNARPCPPTPAARYDGWATSAECTAGASPYNPMALGGQPVESGRSLPPASNVVIPLSALDWEGPTPWVQQEFAPGEGVIPAGGWLGEDAPLVQTGERLNGRHLALLHASGRDEIPVLPPLRVTLLPGSGVAAAGLAWMAARLTAHPDVHLEQAKVPHDEGRHYSDALRTAAPDSDLMVILGGSGWGASDHAAGALIAAGTCACHGLALQPGESAGVGHVGDTPVILCPGAPLAALAVEAVLIRPALAHLAGAPVPGPDRTVRLTGKITASVGVTTYTRLRITGDQATPLPTDHGLRLGSLADSNGYTVIPAESEGYSAGHTLTVFRDEV, encoded by the coding sequence ATGCACACCACCCTCCGCGGATTCACACGTTTTACGCCTGTCGCCACGGCACTGGCGGCGCTGCGTCAGGCCTGCGGTGAGCGCAGTCCCGCCGAGGTGTCCGTACCCCTGGCGCATGCACTGGGACGCAGGGCGGCCAAGTCGGTCTGCAACGCGAGGCCATGTCCGCCCACGCCCGCCGCCCGCTACGATGGCTGGGCAACGTCCGCGGAGTGCACGGCAGGGGCTTCCCCCTACAACCCCATGGCCCTAGGCGGTCAGCCGGTGGAATCGGGCCGGTCATTGCCGCCGGCCAGCAACGTGGTCATCCCGCTGTCGGCGCTGGATTGGGAGGGGCCAACACCCTGGGTGCAGCAGGAATTCGCGCCCGGCGAAGGGGTGATCCCCGCCGGAGGCTGGCTGGGTGAAGACGCACCACTCGTGCAGACTGGCGAGCGTTTGAACGGCCGCCACCTCGCACTGCTTCATGCCAGCGGGCGGGATGAGATCCCCGTTCTGCCGCCACTGCGGGTCACCCTGCTGCCCGGGTCCGGTGTGGCCGCCGCCGGCCTGGCCTGGATGGCAGCCCGGCTGACAGCCCACCCGGACGTGCACCTGGAGCAGGCGAAAGTACCGCATGACGAGGGCCGCCACTACTCGGACGCGCTGCGGACGGCCGCGCCCGATTCGGACTTGATGGTGATCCTGGGGGGCTCCGGGTGGGGGGCATCGGACCATGCCGCCGGGGCACTGATAGCCGCCGGAACCTGCGCCTGCCACGGCCTGGCCCTGCAACCCGGGGAATCCGCCGGCGTCGGTCACGTTGGCGACACACCCGTCATCCTCTGCCCGGGTGCGCCGCTGGCGGCACTGGCCGTAGAGGCGGTACTGATCCGCCCGGCACTGGCCCACCTGGCCGGGGCGCCAGTGCCCGGGCCCGACCGCACTGTGCGCTTGACCGGCAAAATCACCGCGTCGGTGGGCGTGACGACCTACACCCGACTGCGCATCACCGGCGATCAGGCCACACCCCTGCCAACGGATCACGGCCTGCGACTCGGCAGCCTGGCCGACAGCAACGGCTACACCGTGATCCCCGCCGAATCAGAGGGCTACAGCGCTGGCCATACACTCACCGTATTTCGAGATGAGGTTTGA
- a CDS encoding PQQ-dependent sugar dehydrogenase: protein MQQSRLPLRNRTHRYAGLVAASALSLAVSLPALAEVSRSDQIVDTEIESEEVQFDVVQVLEGLEHPWAVGWLPDGRKLVTERPGRLWLVEGDEVTQVSNTPRVNPDERDGLALEESWQGGLLDLVVHPDYEENGWIYMTYASPGDDDTVIGDAEFGSGTALARARLSDDGSELTDLETLYVQMPRTAPGRHYGSRIAFPGDGTVIFSIGDSGLRAPSQDLTDPAGSMIRLNEDGGAAEDNPLVDIAPGNLRPEIFSFGHRNNQGLTIHPETGEIWTSEHGPRGGDMIHRIEAGNNYGWPQVAYGTEYSTDEMVGIGKSAPGVTPAVHYWDYSMAPSGLAFYVDGHVPGWEGSLFAGSLAEEQLHRLVLDGDSVAHEEILLDGTIGRIRDVRQGPDGRLYLLTDEEEGGLYRLDPVAD, encoded by the coding sequence ATGCAGCAGTCCCGCCTACCCCTTCGCAACCGAACGCACCGTTACGCCGGTCTGGTAGCGGCATCAGCGCTTTCCCTCGCGGTGAGTTTGCCGGCGCTGGCGGAGGTCAGTCGCAGTGACCAGATCGTGGACACCGAGATCGAGAGCGAGGAGGTCCAGTTCGACGTGGTCCAGGTGCTGGAGGGCCTGGAGCACCCCTGGGCGGTGGGCTGGTTGCCGGATGGCCGCAAGCTGGTCACCGAGCGGCCGGGCCGGCTCTGGCTGGTGGAGGGTGACGAGGTCACGCAGGTGAGCAACACCCCGCGGGTGAACCCGGATGAGCGTGACGGCCTGGCCCTGGAGGAGAGCTGGCAGGGTGGACTGCTGGATCTGGTGGTCCACCCTGACTACGAGGAAAACGGCTGGATCTACATGACCTACGCCAGCCCCGGTGATGACGACACGGTCATCGGCGATGCCGAGTTCGGCAGCGGCACCGCCCTCGCCCGGGCGCGGCTCAGCGATGATGGCAGCGAGTTGACCGACCTGGAGACCCTCTACGTGCAGATGCCCCGCACCGCGCCCGGGCGGCACTACGGCTCGCGCATCGCATTTCCGGGTGACGGCACGGTGATCTTCTCCATCGGCGACAGCGGCCTGCGTGCGCCCTCGCAGGACCTGACCGATCCGGCGGGTTCCATGATCCGGCTCAACGAGGACGGTGGGGCCGCGGAGGACAATCCGCTGGTGGATATCGCCCCCGGCAACCTGCGCCCGGAGATCTTCTCCTTCGGCCACCGTAACAACCAGGGCCTGACGATCCACCCGGAGACCGGCGAGATCTGGACCAGCGAACACGGCCCCCGGGGCGGTGACATGATCCACCGTATCGAGGCCGGCAACAATTACGGCTGGCCGCAGGTGGCCTACGGCACCGAGTACTCCACCGACGAGATGGTGGGCATCGGCAAGTCCGCCCCTGGGGTGACGCCGGCGGTGCATTACTGGGACTACTCCATGGCCCCGTCCGGTCTGGCCTTCTACGTGGACGGCCACGTCCCGGGTTGGGAGGGCAGCCTGTTCGCCGGCTCGCTTGCCGAGGAGCAACTCCATCGACTAGTGCTGGACGGGGACAGCGTGGCCCACGAGGAGATCCTGCTGGACGGCACCATCGGGCGCATTCGCGACGTCCGCCAGGGACCCGATGGCCGGCTCTACCTCCTCACCGACGAGGAAGAAGGCGGGCTCTACCGGCTGGACCCGGTGGCGGACTGA
- a CDS encoding methyl-accepting chemotaxis protein, translated as MSVTNASIREELAQAPSGAGGKHWCLPLPLALVAQGVVVLLLLLQWLAGWATLPAALAMGVLAGGLVALQALRGRGSALDAAEVVDRGAATDIIDIGAPEPGTPGAGLLERDRAPLRSVIGELRTQAVRVAYEGARLRKQSRAAKEDAAAQSELTSEITRASTETTQALEDIARRAETISSLNAEGLQLSRAAEDQLKEAATGVESASERLQRFAETVSRLSKAAGDIDRISGMVEGFSKQTNLLALNAAIESARAGEAGQGFAVVAEEVRDLASKVADANQEIRETIAQVDELIRDTGQGSEEIYEHNEHVREVLAEGTARFQNMIRDAEANHVELEGIGTAIEELTNTNRETYERINEIDRRSDTIQEDAERADEFSANLREVSERTLLGLCQVRTHEGALEALLARREAHREKLVERLEAMHSRGVNIFDTHYQPVPDTDPQKYTTSYLEAVREMQGLIDEGVKDLPGAVYSALVDVNGYLPVHNSWVSEAPTGDPVHDRDKSRHMRMFNTNEMEVRRARNTRPFLMQINLRDTGEVLVDLSLPVHVEGRHWGNLIFGFPVEHLLQG; from the coding sequence ATGTCGGTGACTAACGCTTCAATTCGCGAGGAGCTGGCACAGGCGCCGTCCGGTGCTGGCGGCAAACACTGGTGCCTGCCCCTGCCCCTGGCCCTGGTGGCCCAGGGTGTGGTGGTGCTGCTACTGCTGCTCCAGTGGCTGGCGGGGTGGGCCACGCTGCCGGCCGCGCTTGCCATGGGGGTGCTGGCAGGGGGTTTGGTCGCGCTCCAGGCCCTTCGTGGTCGGGGCAGTGCGTTGGACGCCGCCGAGGTGGTGGACCGCGGGGCCGCGACGGACATCATTGATATTGGCGCTCCGGAGCCGGGCACGCCGGGCGCGGGGCTCTTGGAGCGGGACCGGGCGCCGCTTCGGTCGGTGATCGGTGAGTTGCGCACCCAGGCCGTCCGCGTGGCCTACGAGGGCGCGCGGCTGCGCAAGCAGAGCCGTGCCGCGAAGGAGGATGCCGCTGCCCAGAGCGAGTTGACCAGCGAGATCACTCGCGCCTCCACCGAGACCACCCAGGCCCTGGAAGACATCGCCCGCCGGGCGGAGACCATCTCCAGCCTCAATGCCGAGGGGCTGCAACTCAGCCGCGCCGCCGAGGACCAGCTCAAGGAGGCCGCCACCGGAGTGGAGAGCGCGAGCGAGCGGCTGCAGCGCTTTGCCGAGACGGTCAGCCGGCTGTCAAAGGCCGCTGGGGATATCGACCGAATCAGCGGCATGGTGGAGGGCTTCTCCAAACAGACCAACCTGCTCGCCCTCAACGCGGCCATCGAGTCGGCCCGCGCCGGCGAGGCGGGGCAGGGCTTCGCCGTGGTGGCTGAAGAGGTGCGCGACCTGGCCAGCAAGGTGGCCGATGCCAACCAGGAGATCCGCGAGACCATCGCCCAGGTGGATGAGCTGATCCGCGATACCGGCCAGGGCAGCGAGGAGATCTACGAGCACAACGAGCACGTGCGCGAGGTGCTGGCCGAGGGCACGGCACGGTTCCAGAACATGATCCGCGACGCCGAGGCCAACCACGTGGAGTTGGAAGGCATCGGCACGGCGATCGAGGAGTTGACCAACACCAACCGCGAGACCTACGAGCGGATCAACGAGATCGACCGGCGCAGCGACACCATCCAGGAGGATGCCGAGCGGGCCGATGAGTTCTCCGCCAACCTGCGCGAGGTCTCGGAGCGCACCCTGCTCGGGCTCTGCCAGGTGCGCACCCACGAAGGGGCGCTGGAGGCGCTACTGGCCCGCCGGGAGGCCCATCGGGAGAAATTGGTGGAGCGGCTGGAGGCCATGCACAGCCGGGGCGTGAACATCTTCGATACCCACTACCAGCCGGTCCCTGATACCGACCCGCAGAAGTACACCACCAGTTACCTGGAGGCCGTGCGCGAGATGCAGGGCCTGATCGATGAGGGCGTGAAGGACCTGCCTGGCGCCGTCTACAGCGCCCTGGTGGATGTGAACGGCTACCTGCCGGTGCACAACAGCTGGGTCTCCGAAGCACCGACTGGCGACCCGGTGCACGACCGGGACAAGAGCCGCCACATGCGCATGTTCAACACCAACGAGATGGAGGTGCGCCGGGCGCGCAACACCCGGCCCTTCCTCATGCAGATCAACCTGCGCGATACCGGCGAGGTGCTGGTGGACCTCTCCCTGCCGGTCCACGTGGAGGGTCGCCACTGGGGCAACCTGATCTTCGGGTTCCCGGTGGAGCACCTGCTGCAGGGGTAA